Proteins encoded by one window of Deltaproteobacteria bacterium:
- a CDS encoding enoyl-CoA hydratase: MSYKTITYEERDKVGILCLNRPRKRNALSRGLLEEFTSCIKDAGRRGSVRVIIIRGEGEHFCAGHDLVEILEEDQVGIRGLFEACIRLMNLLQQIPQPVIAQVRGVATAAGCQLVAASDLAVAEEGALFATPGVKIGLFCSTPMVPLSRAVGRKRALEMLFTGRFVSAREALDFGLINRLVPLEKLEEETWKLARDIARYSLATLGLGKRGFYRQWDMAEGQAYEFAKELIAANALMEDAKEGISAFLEKRKPRWKDGE; this comes from the coding sequence ATGAGCTATAAGACAATCACCTATGAAGAGAGGGATAAGGTCGGAATCCTTTGTCTGAACCGGCCCCGGAAGCGAAACGCCCTTTCCAGGGGTCTATTGGAGGAATTCACATCCTGTATTAAAGATGCGGGTAGGCGCGGATCGGTGAGGGTGATCATCATCCGGGGGGAAGGTGAACATTTTTGCGCCGGTCATGATCTCGTGGAGATCCTTGAAGAGGATCAAGTCGGAATCCGGGGGCTTTTCGAGGCCTGCATTCGATTGATGAATCTTCTTCAACAGATCCCTCAGCCCGTCATCGCCCAGGTCAGGGGGGTGGCTACGGCCGCGGGTTGCCAGTTGGTGGCTGCAAGCGACCTTGCTGTTGCTGAAGAAGGGGCGCTGTTTGCAACCCCCGGAGTGAAGATCGGGCTTTTTTGTTCTACACCCATGGTGCCCTTGAGCCGGGCTGTTGGGCGGAAGAGGGCCCTGGAGATGCTTTTTACCGGCAGGTTTGTGAGCGCCCGCGAGGCCCTGGATTTCGGATTAATCAACCGGTTGGTTCCCCTTGAGAAGCTTGAAGAGGAAACCTGGAAACTGGCCCGTGACATTGCCCGATACAGTCTGGCCACCCTTGGTTTGGGGAAGCGTGGCTTCTACCGCCAGTGGGACATGGCGGAGGGCCAGGCCTATGAGTTCGCGAAGGAGTTGATCGCGGCCAATGCCTTGATGGAGGATGCAAAGGAGGGAATCAGCGCTTTTCTCGAGAAGCGGAAGCCCAGGTGGAAGGATGGGGAATAG